The following coding sequences are from one Capsicum annuum cultivar UCD-10X-F1 chromosome 3, UCD10Xv1.1, whole genome shotgun sequence window:
- the LOC107861922 gene encoding golgin candidate 2: MAHWISSKLKVAENLLHQIDQQAADSLRKSEKQRSDDINPKIIAKTNENKPLKEQFKKKSLETNDLIQISRSDRNSASISLEKNNSFGSNSSYKIHKEAVTPIDSSPSSSTSALTDNDWTELLSAPSSNVTAGGNASSNGVGSARSGRSDGRKQRILGAGSNLPALDGKRRQKPQKVVNSVKGSNTHSENEADGRRFDRRASNVDYTVPVTSNVELRTDGEGLGRGDHHRKHENVKSLLGNKDDQNEVKNEGLDVVKGVENSPSGDKSLGIVPASSTLVKEVGAESKLDVNQRNRSVKALVDRPKMDSTSSTSLKMSSSSPSNVESDSETDSTSSSDSESEREREERRRRRQQLLAEKAAAKAMEAIKERENKVAKLEGEKQSLEKILEERAKQQVQEASELQMKMMETMEAVELEKQKHNSTRMETLARLAKLETVNAELARSLATVQWNLEVEVSQVAKLRQQIELKEAAHEELRRKISRTQGSGEKLMASKGIEMEREMLEAEHSFLTDKVGLLQEKAKTLERSIATTQHELENPTAVEIELRRRLSQLTDHLIQKQAQVEALSSEKATMTFKIEAVSRSLEENKSMSADFPSTSSMSDLESGLWELSNTKLRPLIEERMRSGQQHLGSLIRQLDSIFCTGMVFVRRNSNAKIFSLVYLVFLHLWVVYILMSHAPVSEDNIGAIISLENINKTGGM, from the exons ATGGCTCACTGGATCTCTTCTAAGCTCAAAGTCGCCGAAAATCTCCTTCATCAG ATAGATCAACAAGCAGCTGATTCACTCCGTAAGAGTGAGAAGCAGCGATCTGATGatataaatcccaaaatcatTGCTAAAACAAACGAGAACAAGCCGCTTAAGGAACAGTTCAAGAAGAAAAGTCTTGAAACAAATGATTTAATTCAGATATCGAGAAGTGATCGTAATTCAGCTTCTATTAGCCTGGAAAAGAACAATAGTTTTGGCAGCAATAGTAGTTATAAGATACATAAGGAGGCCGTGACTCCAATAGATTCGAGTCCCAGTTCCAGTACCAGTGCTCTGACTGATAATGATTGGACGGAATTGTTAAGTGCACCGAGTTCAAATGTCACTGCTGGGGGGAATGCTAGTAGTAATGGAGTTGGAAGTGCCCGTAGTGGTAGGAGTGATGGTAGAAAGCAAAGAATTTTGGGGGCTGGGTCGAATTTGCCAGCTTTGGATGGGAAAAGGAGACAGAAACCTCAAAAGGTTGTTAACAGTGTTAAAGGATCAAATACTCATTCAGAGAATGAGGCAGATGGTAGAAGGTTTGATAGAAGAGCTAGCAATGTGGACTATACAGTCCCGGTAACTTCAAATGTTGAACTTAGAACTGATGGGGAAGGTTTGGGCCGGGGGGACCACCATCGGAAACATGAAAATGTGAAGTCTTTGCTTGGAAATAAGGATGATCAAAATGAAGTTAAGAATGAAGGTTTGGATGTTGTTAAGGGTGTAGAGAATTCTCCATCTGGAGATAAGAGCCTTGGCATTGTGCCGGCGTCTTCCACTCTTGTTAAGGAGGTGGGCGCAGAGAGTAAGCTGGATGTCAATCAGAGGAATAGGTCTGTGAAGGCTCTAGTTGACAGGCCAAAAATGGACTCTACGAGTTCCACTTCGCTGAAGATGAGCTCTTCTTCACCTAGTAATGTAGAGTCTGATTCTGAGACGGATTCAACATCTTCATCAGACTCGGAAAGTGAACgtgaaagagaagaaaggagaagaagaaggcaACAGCTCCTGGCTGAAAAAGCGGCTGCAAAAGCAATGGAAGCTATAAAAGAACGTGAGAACAAGGTTGCTAAATTGGAAGGCGAGAAGCAGAGCTTGGAAAAAATACTTGAAGAGCGGGCCAAACAACAAGTTCAAGAG GCTTCTGAGTTACAGATGAAGATGATGGAAACGATGGAAGCTGTTGAGTTGGAAAAACAGAAGCATAATAGTACTAGAATGGAAACTCTTGCACGATTAGCAAAGCTTGAG ACTGTAAATGCTGAGCTTGCAAGGTCTCTCGCCACTGTTCAATGGAATCTTGAAGTAGAG GTTAGTCAGGTTGCTAAACTACGCCAACAGATTGAGTTAAAAGAAGCGGCTCATGAAG AATTGAGAAGGAAGATATCTAGGACACAGGGAAGTGGTGAAAAA TTAATGGCTTCAAAAGGGATTGAAATGGAGAGGGAGATGCTTGAAGCAGAGCACTCTTTCTTAACAGATAAAGTGGGATTGTTGCAAGAAAAG GCAAAGACACTAGAAAGAAGCATTGCCACAACACAGCATGAACTGGAAAACCCAACTGCAGTGGAAATTGAACTCAGGCGGAGACTTAGTCAGTTGACCGATCATCTGATTCAGAAACAAGCTCAG GTTGAGGCACTTTCTTCTGAGAAGGCCACAATGACATTTAAGATTGAG GctgtttcaagatcactagaagAAAACAAGTCTATGTCAGCAGATTTTCCTAGTACCTCATCAATGAGTGATTTGGAGTCTGGGTTATGGGAGCTCTCCAACACAAAGTTGAGGCCATTGATTGAAGAAAGAATGCGATCAGGCCAGCAACATTTAGGATCTCTGATTCGGCAGTTAGACTCCATCTTCTGCACCGGAATGGTGTTTGTTAGAAGGAATTCAAACGCAAAAATATTTTCTCTGGTTTACCTCGTCTTCCTTCATCTCTGGGTCGTATACATTTTAATGTCTCATGCTCCTGTCTCTGAGGACAACATTGGTGCCATTATTTCCTTGGAGAATATCAACAAAACGGGAGGCATGTGA
- the LOC107861920 gene encoding uncharacterized protein LOC107861920 isoform X9 encodes MVLSTGGFVAICSDMGPSLGAIFINEWGEDRRFDDKRDNLGKLAIFWILQSIWVWTVSLPVTVVNASDKGPSVQAQDIIGWIMWIIGILVEITADQQKLAFKNSPENRGKWCSVGLWKYSRHPNYFGEILLWWGFFLASTPVLEGAEWLVMFGPVFITLLLLFVSGIPLLEASADKKFGNVAAYRSYKRKTSPLILLPPGMYGSLPQWLKGILLFEFPLYSRNLPQEELSWNRRSQQGSSGTDPKTS; translated from the exons ATGGTACTTTCGACAG GTGGTTTTGTCGCTATTTGTAGTGATATGGGGCCTTCGCTTGGGGCTATTTTTATTAATGAG TGGGGGGAGGACAGACGCTTTGATGACAAACGTGACAATCTTGGAAAACTGGCAATATTTTGGATACTTCAG TCAATCTGGGTATGGACTGTTAGTTTACCAGTGACAGTTGTTAATGCAAGTGATAAGGGTCCTTCTGTTCAGGCTCAGGATATCATTGGTTGGATAATGTGGATTATTGGGATTTTGGTTGAGATTACAGCTGACCAACAAAAGTTGGCATTCAAAAACTCCCCGGAAAACAGAGGAAAGTGGTGCAGCGTTGGCCTTTGGAAATATTCACGTCATCCAAACTATTTTGGTGAG ATTTTACTTTGGTGGGGTTTTTTCCTGGCTTCGACACCGGTGCTAGAAGGTGCTGAATGGCTTGTTATGTTTGGACCTGTATTCATAACCTTGCTGCTCCTTTTTGTTAGTGGCATACCCTTGCTCGAG GCATCAGCAGACAAGAAGTTTGGAAATGTTGCTGCATATAGATCATATAAGAGAAAAACTAG TCCTCTTATTCTGCTGCCTCCTGGGATGTATGGGAGTCTTCCTCAATGGCTCAAAGGAATACTCCTTTTTGAGTTTCCTTTATACAGTCGCAATCTTCCCCAAGAAGAGCTAAGCTG GAATAGACGAAGCCAGCAAGGAAGCAGTGGAACGGACCCAAAGACAAGTTGA
- the LOC107861920 gene encoding uncharacterized protein LOC107861920 isoform X6, translating into MDSHFLGLTAIVTLGYQLIFFIITALLRFDKVTDFAGSTNFIVLAILTLVLKGSWYFRQVVLSLFVVIWGLRLGLFLLMRILQWGEDRRFDDKRDNLGKLAIFWILQAQDIIGWIMWIIGILVEITADQQKLAFKNSPENRGKWCSVGLWKYSRHPNYFGEILLWWGFFLASTPVLEGAEWLVMFGPVFITLLLLFVSGIPLLEASADKKFGNVAAYRSYKRKTSPLILLPPGMYGSLPQWLKGILLFEFPLYSRNLPQEELSWNRRSQQGSSGTDPKTS; encoded by the exons ATGGATTCTCATTTCTTGGGCCTAACTGCCATTGTTACA TTGGGTTATCAGTTAATATTTTTCATTATCACAGCACTCCTCAGGTTTGATAAAGTTACTGACTTTGCTG GAAGTACGAACTTCATTGTACTCGCTATTTTGACCTTGGTGCTAAAAGGTTCATGGTACTTTCGACAG GTGGTTTTGTCGCTATTTGTAGTGATATGGGGCCTTCGCTTGGGGCTATTTTTATTAATGAG AATATTACAGTGGGGGGAGGACAGACGCTTTGATGACAAACGTGACAATCTTGGAAAACTGGCAATATTTTGGATACTTCAG GCTCAGGATATCATTGGTTGGATAATGTGGATTATTGGGATTTTGGTTGAGATTACAGCTGACCAACAAAAGTTGGCATTCAAAAACTCCCCGGAAAACAGAGGAAAGTGGTGCAGCGTTGGCCTTTGGAAATATTCACGTCATCCAAACTATTTTGGTGAG ATTTTACTTTGGTGGGGTTTTTTCCTGGCTTCGACACCGGTGCTAGAAGGTGCTGAATGGCTTGTTATGTTTGGACCTGTATTCATAACCTTGCTGCTCCTTTTTGTTAGTGGCATACCCTTGCTCGAG GCATCAGCAGACAAGAAGTTTGGAAATGTTGCTGCATATAGATCATATAAGAGAAAAACTAG TCCTCTTATTCTGCTGCCTCCTGGGATGTATGGGAGTCTTCCTCAATGGCTCAAAGGAATACTCCTTTTTGAGTTTCCTTTATACAGTCGCAATCTTCCCCAAGAAGAGCTAAGCTG GAATAGACGAAGCCAGCAAGGAAGCAGTGGAACGGACCCAAAGACAAGTTGA
- the LOC107861920 gene encoding uncharacterized protein LOC107861920 isoform X2, producing the protein MDSHFLGLTAIVTLGYQLIFFIITALLRFDKVTDFAGSTNFIVLAILTLVLKGSWYFRQVVLSLFVVIWGLRLGLFLLMRILQWGEDRRFDDKRDNLGKLAIFWILQSIWVWTVSLPVTVVNASDKGPSVQAQDIIGWIMWIIGILVEITADQQKLAFKNSPENRGKWCSVGLWKYSRHPNYFGEILLWWGFFLASTPVLEGAEWLVMFGPVFITLLLLFVSGIPLLEASADKKFGNVAAYRSYKRKTSPLILLPPGMYGSLPQWLKGILLFEFPLYSRNLPQEELSWNRRSQQGSSGTDPKTS; encoded by the exons ATGGATTCTCATTTCTTGGGCCTAACTGCCATTGTTACA TTGGGTTATCAGTTAATATTTTTCATTATCACAGCACTCCTCAGGTTTGATAAAGTTACTGACTTTGCTG GAAGTACGAACTTCATTGTACTCGCTATTTTGACCTTGGTGCTAAAAGGTTCATGGTACTTTCGACAG GTGGTTTTGTCGCTATTTGTAGTGATATGGGGCCTTCGCTTGGGGCTATTTTTATTAATGAG AATATTACAGTGGGGGGAGGACAGACGCTTTGATGACAAACGTGACAATCTTGGAAAACTGGCAATATTTTGGATACTTCAG TCAATCTGGGTATGGACTGTTAGTTTACCAGTGACAGTTGTTAATGCAAGTGATAAGGGTCCTTCTGTTCAGGCTCAGGATATCATTGGTTGGATAATGTGGATTATTGGGATTTTGGTTGAGATTACAGCTGACCAACAAAAGTTGGCATTCAAAAACTCCCCGGAAAACAGAGGAAAGTGGTGCAGCGTTGGCCTTTGGAAATATTCACGTCATCCAAACTATTTTGGTGAG ATTTTACTTTGGTGGGGTTTTTTCCTGGCTTCGACACCGGTGCTAGAAGGTGCTGAATGGCTTGTTATGTTTGGACCTGTATTCATAACCTTGCTGCTCCTTTTTGTTAGTGGCATACCCTTGCTCGAG GCATCAGCAGACAAGAAGTTTGGAAATGTTGCTGCATATAGATCATATAAGAGAAAAACTAG TCCTCTTATTCTGCTGCCTCCTGGGATGTATGGGAGTCTTCCTCAATGGCTCAAAGGAATACTCCTTTTTGAGTTTCCTTTATACAGTCGCAATCTTCCCCAAGAAGAGCTAAGCTG GAATAGACGAAGCCAGCAAGGAAGCAGTGGAACGGACCCAAAGACAAGTTGA
- the LOC107861920 gene encoding uncharacterized protein LOC107861920 isoform X4: MTNGIVGPQAGGIFMNQLPLVDCKEYWQSFGFGSPVPSIAQTDKDAAITLHQRSTNFIVLAILTLVLKGSWYFRQVVLSLFVVIWGLRLGLFLLMRILQWGEDRRFDDKRDNLGKLAIFWILQAQDIIGWIMWIIGILVEITADQQKLAFKNSPENRGKWCSVGLWKYSRHPNYFGEILLWWGFFLASTPVLEGAEWLVMFGPVFITLLLLFVSGIPLLEASADKKFGNVAAYRSYKRKTSPLILLPPGMYGSLPQWLKGILLFEFPLYSRNLPQEELSWNRRSQQGSSGTDPKTS; the protein is encoded by the exons ATGACCAACGGGATTGTTGGTCCTCAAGCAGGGGGCATTTTTATGAACCAATTGCCCCTCGTTGATTGCAAAGAGTACTGGCAGTCTTTTGGGTTCGGTTCTCCTGTTCCATCTATAGCACAAACCGACAAAGATGCTGCTATAACTCTACACcaaa GAAGTACGAACTTCATTGTACTCGCTATTTTGACCTTGGTGCTAAAAGGTTCATGGTACTTTCGACAG GTGGTTTTGTCGCTATTTGTAGTGATATGGGGCCTTCGCTTGGGGCTATTTTTATTAATGAG AATATTACAGTGGGGGGAGGACAGACGCTTTGATGACAAACGTGACAATCTTGGAAAACTGGCAATATTTTGGATACTTCAG GCTCAGGATATCATTGGTTGGATAATGTGGATTATTGGGATTTTGGTTGAGATTACAGCTGACCAACAAAAGTTGGCATTCAAAAACTCCCCGGAAAACAGAGGAAAGTGGTGCAGCGTTGGCCTTTGGAAATATTCACGTCATCCAAACTATTTTGGTGAG ATTTTACTTTGGTGGGGTTTTTTCCTGGCTTCGACACCGGTGCTAGAAGGTGCTGAATGGCTTGTTATGTTTGGACCTGTATTCATAACCTTGCTGCTCCTTTTTGTTAGTGGCATACCCTTGCTCGAG GCATCAGCAGACAAGAAGTTTGGAAATGTTGCTGCATATAGATCATATAAGAGAAAAACTAG TCCTCTTATTCTGCTGCCTCCTGGGATGTATGGGAGTCTTCCTCAATGGCTCAAAGGAATACTCCTTTTTGAGTTTCCTTTATACAGTCGCAATCTTCCCCAAGAAGAGCTAAGCTG GAATAGACGAAGCCAGCAAGGAAGCAGTGGAACGGACCCAAAGACAAGTTGA
- the LOC107861920 gene encoding uncharacterized protein LOC107861920 isoform X1, which yields MTNGIVGPQAGGIFMNQLPLVDCKEYWQSFGFGSPVPSIAQTDKDAAITLHQRSTNFIVLAILTLVLKGSWYFRQVVLSLFVVIWGLRLGLFLLMRILQWGEDRRFDDKRDNLGKLAIFWILQSIWVWTVSLPVTVVNASDKGPSVQAQDIIGWIMWIIGILVEITADQQKLAFKNSPENRGKWCSVGLWKYSRHPNYFGEILLWWGFFLASTPVLEGAEWLVMFGPVFITLLLLFVSGIPLLEASADKKFGNVAAYRSYKRKTSPLILLPPGMYGSLPQWLKGILLFEFPLYSRNLPQEELSWNRRSQQGSSGTDPKTS from the exons ATGACCAACGGGATTGTTGGTCCTCAAGCAGGGGGCATTTTTATGAACCAATTGCCCCTCGTTGATTGCAAAGAGTACTGGCAGTCTTTTGGGTTCGGTTCTCCTGTTCCATCTATAGCACAAACCGACAAAGATGCTGCTATAACTCTACACcaaa GAAGTACGAACTTCATTGTACTCGCTATTTTGACCTTGGTGCTAAAAGGTTCATGGTACTTTCGACAG GTGGTTTTGTCGCTATTTGTAGTGATATGGGGCCTTCGCTTGGGGCTATTTTTATTAATGAG AATATTACAGTGGGGGGAGGACAGACGCTTTGATGACAAACGTGACAATCTTGGAAAACTGGCAATATTTTGGATACTTCAG TCAATCTGGGTATGGACTGTTAGTTTACCAGTGACAGTTGTTAATGCAAGTGATAAGGGTCCTTCTGTTCAGGCTCAGGATATCATTGGTTGGATAATGTGGATTATTGGGATTTTGGTTGAGATTACAGCTGACCAACAAAAGTTGGCATTCAAAAACTCCCCGGAAAACAGAGGAAAGTGGTGCAGCGTTGGCCTTTGGAAATATTCACGTCATCCAAACTATTTTGGTGAG ATTTTACTTTGGTGGGGTTTTTTCCTGGCTTCGACACCGGTGCTAGAAGGTGCTGAATGGCTTGTTATGTTTGGACCTGTATTCATAACCTTGCTGCTCCTTTTTGTTAGTGGCATACCCTTGCTCGAG GCATCAGCAGACAAGAAGTTTGGAAATGTTGCTGCATATAGATCATATAAGAGAAAAACTAG TCCTCTTATTCTGCTGCCTCCTGGGATGTATGGGAGTCTTCCTCAATGGCTCAAAGGAATACTCCTTTTTGAGTTTCCTTTATACAGTCGCAATCTTCCCCAAGAAGAGCTAAGCTG GAATAGACGAAGCCAGCAAGGAAGCAGTGGAACGGACCCAAAGACAAGTTGA
- the LOC107861920 gene encoding uncharacterized protein LOC107861920 isoform X8 — MDSHFLGLTAIVTLGYQLIFFIITALLRFDKVTDFAGSTNFIVLAILTLVLKGSWYFRQVVLSLFVVIWGLRLGLFLLMRILQWGEDRRFDDKRDNLGKLAIFWILQAQDIIGWIMWIIGILVEITADQQKLAFKNSPENRGKWCSVGLWKYSRHPNYFGEILLWWGFFLASTPVLEGAEWLVMFGPVFITLLLLFVSGIPLLEASADKKFGNVAAYRSYKRKTSPLILLPPGMYGSLPQWLKGILLFEFPLYSRNLPQEELS, encoded by the exons ATGGATTCTCATTTCTTGGGCCTAACTGCCATTGTTACA TTGGGTTATCAGTTAATATTTTTCATTATCACAGCACTCCTCAGGTTTGATAAAGTTACTGACTTTGCTG GAAGTACGAACTTCATTGTACTCGCTATTTTGACCTTGGTGCTAAAAGGTTCATGGTACTTTCGACAG GTGGTTTTGTCGCTATTTGTAGTGATATGGGGCCTTCGCTTGGGGCTATTTTTATTAATGAG AATATTACAGTGGGGGGAGGACAGACGCTTTGATGACAAACGTGACAATCTTGGAAAACTGGCAATATTTTGGATACTTCAG GCTCAGGATATCATTGGTTGGATAATGTGGATTATTGGGATTTTGGTTGAGATTACAGCTGACCAACAAAAGTTGGCATTCAAAAACTCCCCGGAAAACAGAGGAAAGTGGTGCAGCGTTGGCCTTTGGAAATATTCACGTCATCCAAACTATTTTGGTGAG ATTTTACTTTGGTGGGGTTTTTTCCTGGCTTCGACACCGGTGCTAGAAGGTGCTGAATGGCTTGTTATGTTTGGACCTGTATTCATAACCTTGCTGCTCCTTTTTGTTAGTGGCATACCCTTGCTCGAG GCATCAGCAGACAAGAAGTTTGGAAATGTTGCTGCATATAGATCATATAAGAGAAAAACTAG TCCTCTTATTCTGCTGCCTCCTGGGATGTATGGGAGTCTTCCTCAATGGCTCAAAGGAATACTCCTTTTTGAGTTTCCTTTATACAGTCGCAATCTTCCCCAAGAAGAGCTAAGCTG A
- the LOC107861920 gene encoding uncharacterized protein LOC107861920 isoform X5: MDSHFLGLTAIVTLGYQLIFFIITALLRFDKVTDFAGSTNFIVLAILTLVLKGSWYFRQVVLSLFVVIWGLRLGLFLLMRILQWGEDRRFDDKRDNLGKLAIFWILQSIWVWTVSLPVTVVNASDKGPSVQAQDIIGWIMWIIGILVEITADQQKLAFKNSPENRGKWCSVGLWKYSRHPNYFGEILLWWGFFLASTPVLEGAEWLVMFGPVFITLLLLFVSGIPLLEASADKKFGNVAAYRSYKRKTSPLILLPPGMYGSLPQWLKGILLFEFPLYSRNLPQEELS, translated from the exons ATGGATTCTCATTTCTTGGGCCTAACTGCCATTGTTACA TTGGGTTATCAGTTAATATTTTTCATTATCACAGCACTCCTCAGGTTTGATAAAGTTACTGACTTTGCTG GAAGTACGAACTTCATTGTACTCGCTATTTTGACCTTGGTGCTAAAAGGTTCATGGTACTTTCGACAG GTGGTTTTGTCGCTATTTGTAGTGATATGGGGCCTTCGCTTGGGGCTATTTTTATTAATGAG AATATTACAGTGGGGGGAGGACAGACGCTTTGATGACAAACGTGACAATCTTGGAAAACTGGCAATATTTTGGATACTTCAG TCAATCTGGGTATGGACTGTTAGTTTACCAGTGACAGTTGTTAATGCAAGTGATAAGGGTCCTTCTGTTCAGGCTCAGGATATCATTGGTTGGATAATGTGGATTATTGGGATTTTGGTTGAGATTACAGCTGACCAACAAAAGTTGGCATTCAAAAACTCCCCGGAAAACAGAGGAAAGTGGTGCAGCGTTGGCCTTTGGAAATATTCACGTCATCCAAACTATTTTGGTGAG ATTTTACTTTGGTGGGGTTTTTTCCTGGCTTCGACACCGGTGCTAGAAGGTGCTGAATGGCTTGTTATGTTTGGACCTGTATTCATAACCTTGCTGCTCCTTTTTGTTAGTGGCATACCCTTGCTCGAG GCATCAGCAGACAAGAAGTTTGGAAATGTTGCTGCATATAGATCATATAAGAGAAAAACTAG TCCTCTTATTCTGCTGCCTCCTGGGATGTATGGGAGTCTTCCTCAATGGCTCAAAGGAATACTCCTTTTTGAGTTTCCTTTATACAGTCGCAATCTTCCCCAAGAAGAGCTAAGCTG A
- the LOC107861920 gene encoding uncharacterized protein LOC107861920 isoform X7, with the protein MTNGIVGPQAGGIFMNQLPLVDCKEYWQSFGFGSPVPSIAQTDKDAAITLHQRSTNFIVLAILTLVLKGSWYFRQVVLSLFVVIWGLRLGLFLLMRILQWGEDRRFDDKRDNLGKLAIFWILQAQDIIGWIMWIIGILVEITADQQKLAFKNSPENRGKWCSVGLWKYSRHPNYFGEILLWWGFFLASTPVLEGAEWLVMFGPVFITLLLLFVSGIPLLEASADKKFGNVAAYRSYKRKTSPLILLPPGMYGSLPQWLKGILLFEFPLYSRNLPQEELS; encoded by the exons ATGACCAACGGGATTGTTGGTCCTCAAGCAGGGGGCATTTTTATGAACCAATTGCCCCTCGTTGATTGCAAAGAGTACTGGCAGTCTTTTGGGTTCGGTTCTCCTGTTCCATCTATAGCACAAACCGACAAAGATGCTGCTATAACTCTACACcaaa GAAGTACGAACTTCATTGTACTCGCTATTTTGACCTTGGTGCTAAAAGGTTCATGGTACTTTCGACAG GTGGTTTTGTCGCTATTTGTAGTGATATGGGGCCTTCGCTTGGGGCTATTTTTATTAATGAG AATATTACAGTGGGGGGAGGACAGACGCTTTGATGACAAACGTGACAATCTTGGAAAACTGGCAATATTTTGGATACTTCAG GCTCAGGATATCATTGGTTGGATAATGTGGATTATTGGGATTTTGGTTGAGATTACAGCTGACCAACAAAAGTTGGCATTCAAAAACTCCCCGGAAAACAGAGGAAAGTGGTGCAGCGTTGGCCTTTGGAAATATTCACGTCATCCAAACTATTTTGGTGAG ATTTTACTTTGGTGGGGTTTTTTCCTGGCTTCGACACCGGTGCTAGAAGGTGCTGAATGGCTTGTTATGTTTGGACCTGTATTCATAACCTTGCTGCTCCTTTTTGTTAGTGGCATACCCTTGCTCGAG GCATCAGCAGACAAGAAGTTTGGAAATGTTGCTGCATATAGATCATATAAGAGAAAAACTAG TCCTCTTATTCTGCTGCCTCCTGGGATGTATGGGAGTCTTCCTCAATGGCTCAAAGGAATACTCCTTTTTGAGTTTCCTTTATACAGTCGCAATCTTCCCCAAGAAGAGCTAAGCTG A
- the LOC107861920 gene encoding uncharacterized protein LOC107861920 isoform X3 — protein sequence MTNGIVGPQAGGIFMNQLPLVDCKEYWQSFGFGSPVPSIAQTDKDAAITLHQRSTNFIVLAILTLVLKGSWYFRQVVLSLFVVIWGLRLGLFLLMRILQWGEDRRFDDKRDNLGKLAIFWILQSIWVWTVSLPVTVVNASDKGPSVQAQDIIGWIMWIIGILVEITADQQKLAFKNSPENRGKWCSVGLWKYSRHPNYFGEILLWWGFFLASTPVLEGAEWLVMFGPVFITLLLLFVSGIPLLEASADKKFGNVAAYRSYKRKTSPLILLPPGMYGSLPQWLKGILLFEFPLYSRNLPQEELS from the exons ATGACCAACGGGATTGTTGGTCCTCAAGCAGGGGGCATTTTTATGAACCAATTGCCCCTCGTTGATTGCAAAGAGTACTGGCAGTCTTTTGGGTTCGGTTCTCCTGTTCCATCTATAGCACAAACCGACAAAGATGCTGCTATAACTCTACACcaaa GAAGTACGAACTTCATTGTACTCGCTATTTTGACCTTGGTGCTAAAAGGTTCATGGTACTTTCGACAG GTGGTTTTGTCGCTATTTGTAGTGATATGGGGCCTTCGCTTGGGGCTATTTTTATTAATGAG AATATTACAGTGGGGGGAGGACAGACGCTTTGATGACAAACGTGACAATCTTGGAAAACTGGCAATATTTTGGATACTTCAG TCAATCTGGGTATGGACTGTTAGTTTACCAGTGACAGTTGTTAATGCAAGTGATAAGGGTCCTTCTGTTCAGGCTCAGGATATCATTGGTTGGATAATGTGGATTATTGGGATTTTGGTTGAGATTACAGCTGACCAACAAAAGTTGGCATTCAAAAACTCCCCGGAAAACAGAGGAAAGTGGTGCAGCGTTGGCCTTTGGAAATATTCACGTCATCCAAACTATTTTGGTGAG ATTTTACTTTGGTGGGGTTTTTTCCTGGCTTCGACACCGGTGCTAGAAGGTGCTGAATGGCTTGTTATGTTTGGACCTGTATTCATAACCTTGCTGCTCCTTTTTGTTAGTGGCATACCCTTGCTCGAG GCATCAGCAGACAAGAAGTTTGGAAATGTTGCTGCATATAGATCATATAAGAGAAAAACTAG TCCTCTTATTCTGCTGCCTCCTGGGATGTATGGGAGTCTTCCTCAATGGCTCAAAGGAATACTCCTTTTTGAGTTTCCTTTATACAGTCGCAATCTTCCCCAAGAAGAGCTAAGCTG A